GAAAGGTTGCGCTGGTTACAGGTAGCAGTCAGGGAATTGGACAGGCGATCGCCATTCGTCTGGCAGAAGAAGGAGCAAGTATCGTCATCAACTACCGATCGCATCCCGAAGGAGCAAAAGAAACCTTGTCGAAGGTAAAGGCTGCAGGTGGTCAGTGCCAAATGGTTGATGGATTTACAATTCAAGCAGATACTGGAACAGTCACCGACGTGCAACGCATGATTGCAGACAGTGTTTCTCACTTCGGGAAGCTAGATATTTTGGTAAACAATGCAGGCATTGAGAAGAACGCTGACTTTTGGAATGTGACAGAAGCCGATTATGATGCTGTCATGAACGTGAATCTCAAAGGAGTTTTCTTTGCCACCCAAGCATTTGTAAGACATCGGCTTGAAACAAAGCAACCGGGCAAAATTATTAACATCAGTTCCGTACATGAAGAATTGCCTTTTCCTCACTTTGCGGCTTACTGTGCTAGCAAAGGTGGCTTGAAAATGCTCACTCGTAATTTGGCAGTTGAACTGGCTCCCTATGGGATTACCATCAATAACGTCGCTCCAGGAGCAATTGAAACTCCCATCAATACTAAACTCTTGAACAATCCAGAAAAGTTGGGAGCACTCGTAAAAAACATTCCTTTGGGACGATTGGGACAACCAAAAGATGTTGCCTCTATTGTGGCGTTTCTGGCTTCTTCTGAGTCGGATTATGTGACGGGTACGACGTTCTTTGTTGATGGTGGATTGCTCTGGAATTATCAAGAGCAATGAAGGTAGACAGCAGAAGCCAAAGGGCAGAAGGTAGAAGGAGTAAAAGCTTGTAAGAGAGATTTTTTACAGCCATTTTCAAATTAATAGACCACAATTGTGGGGTGGGCGTCCTCGCCCGCTCTTTGAGGAATGTACGGGCGGGGACGCCTTCTGAGGAATGTACGGGCGGGGACGCCTTCTGAGGAATGTACGGGCGGGGACGCCCGTACCACAAGAACAAACAAAGTGTGGTTTTTTATTGACTTGAGAACTGCTGTAAAACTTTTTGTAAGTTTTATTGAGGGAAAGTTTAGTTCATGACTCCAGAAGAAATAAGATTGCAGCAGGATCGAGAACGTGCCGCTTATTGGAAACGTTGGGGACCTTACCTCAGCGAACGGCAGTGGGGTACGGTGCGGGAAGATTACAGTCACGATGGATCGGCTTGGGATTATTTTTCCCACGAGCATGCTCGCTCGCGCATTTACCGTTGGGGTGAAGATGGCATTGCTGGAATTTCTGATAGTCGCCAACGTTTGTGTTTTGCGATCGCTCTTTGGAACGGTAACGATCCAATTTTGAAAGAGCGTCTGTTTGGACTAACGGGGACAGAAGGCAACCACGGCGAGGATGTGAAAGAGTATTATTTTTATCTAGATAACACTCCCACCCATTCCTATATGAAATGCTTGTACAAGTACCCCCAACAAGCATTTCCTTACACGCAACTGGTGCAAGAAAATCAGCACCGAAACAAATTTGAACCGGAGTTTGAGCTACTTGATACGGGCGTCTTTGCTGAGAATCGCTATTTTGATGTCTTTGTGGAGTACGCTAAAGCAGCACCAGAAGATATTTTGATTCAGATTGCGATCGCCAATCGAGGCTCACAAACCAGTTCTCTTCATCTACTGCCAACACTTTGGTTTCGCAACCTCTGGGCTTGGAATCCCAATATGGAGCAGCCCTTTATAAAAGTGGTTCAGTCAGACACCAACTTCAGTTTAATTGAAGCCGAGCATTCCACGCTGGGAACTCGCTGGCTGTATTGCGAATCTGGGGCGGAACTCCTCTTTACGAATAACGAAACAAACTACGAACAATTATTTGGTGTCACCAATAGCTCACCTTATGTTAAAGATGGCATCAACGAGTATGTGGTAAATGGGCAGACAGCAGCCGTCAATCCAAACTGCATAGGCACAAAGTTTGCCTCCCACTACACATTATCCATTGCGCCAGGTGAAACCAAAGTGGTGCGCTTGCGGTTGAGTGATGTGCAAACGCTTACAAATCCATTTGGTACTGAGTTTGACACGATTTTCAAGACTCGTATTGCCGAAGCGAATGAATTTTACCAGCGCGTTAATCCTTTCCCAATGTCAGAGGATGAGCGCAACATTCAGCGACAGGCTTTTGCCGGATTGTTGTGGAGCAAGCAGTACTATCACTATGTCGTACATGACTGGCTAAATGGCGATCCCAAACAACCGTCACCTCCACCAGAACGGAAAGTAGGACGCAACCACGAGTGGATTTCTTTATTTAGTGAAGATATTCTCTCTATGCCAGATAAGTGGGAATATCCTTGGTTTGCTGCTTGGGATTTGGCATTTCACCTGATTCCTCTTGCTGTTATAGATCCAGATTTTGCTAAGTTGCAACTGGATCGCTTGACACGGGAATGGTATATGCAACCCAACGGGCAATTGCCCGCTTATGAATGGGCATTTAGTGATGTCAATCCACCCGTGCAAGCATGGGCAGCTTTGCGCGTTTATCAAATCGAGCAGAAGTTTTACGGACGAACCGATCGCTCTTTTTTACAACGGGTTTTTCACAAGCTGTTGCTTAATTTTAACTGGTGGGTAAATCGCAAAGACGTGGAAGGTAAGAACGTCTTTCAGGGTGGATTTTTAGGACTGGACAATATCGGCGTGTTCGATCGCAGCAAGGAACTACCCACTGGCGGCTACCTCAATCAGGCAGACGGTACAAGCTGGATGGGTATGTACTGTTTGAATATGCTAGCGATCGCGCTAGAACTCGCTAAAGACGATCTGGCTTACGAAGATATTGCCAGCAAGTTCTTTGAGCATTTTCTCTATATTGCCGATGCCATTGATGGCATTGGGAATGCTGAGATTTCCTTGTGGAATGAAGAAGATGGTTTTTACTACGATGTGCTAAGGTTGCCCGACAGTCGCCAGTTTCCGTTGAAAGTGCGATCGATAGTAGGCTTAATTCCTCTATTTGCCGTCGCGGTTTTACAGTTAGAAACTTTACAACAGTTCCCTGGTTTCAAACGACGTATGGAATGGTTTATTCGCAACCGGCCCGATCTCAAACAGAATGTTGCTTGTATGGAAACACCAGGGGTAGGAGCGAGAAGGCTATTGGCGATCGCCTATCGAACCAAGCTACAGCGTATTCTGCAACGGATGCTCGACGAGAATGAATTCTTTAGCTGTTACGGAATTCGCGCACTTTCAAAGTATCATCAAGAACATCCTTATGTTTTACATCAAGGCGAGCATGATTACTGCGTCCGCTACGAACCTGCGGAATCCACCACAGGGCTGTTTGGCGGAAATTCTAACTGGCGCGGTCCTATTTGGTTTCCAGTCAACTACTTGATTCTCGAAGCACTTTGGAAGTTTCATGACTACTTTGGAGACGATTTTACAATAGAATGTCCCACCGGTTCCGGGCAACACATGACGCTGCGAGAAGTGGCGATCGCACTGTCGGATCGCTTGATTGCCATCTTTCAGCAGGATACTACAGGTCGCCGTCCGGTGTATGGCGGGCTTGAAATCTTCCAATCCGATCCCCATTGGCGCAATTATATTTTGTTCCACGAATATTTCCATGGAGATAACGGCGCAGGGATTGGAGCTAGCCATCAAACAGGTTGGACGGGGCTGGTTGCTAGCATGATTCTGCAAAATGCCGAATACCGAGTGCAGGAGGAGGGGCGTGGAAACGTTTAGGAAACATTTGCCGGAATACTTAATGGAAGCAGCAGAACTGGGAATATTTATGATTTCTGCTGGGGTGTTTACCTGCGTATTTGAGTATCCCGGTTCTCCCATTCATCAAGCAATTGCCAATGCAGATATGCGTCGATTTTTCATAGGTATAGCTATGGGGTTGACAGCAATTGCTCTTATTTATTCTCCATGGGGAAAACAATCTGGCGCACACATGAATCCTGCTGTTACCCTTACCTTTTATCGTTTGGGGAAAGTTAAACAACAGGATGCTATTTTCTATATTCTGTTTCAATGTTTAGGTGGATTGGTTGGTATATACTTAGTCGCTTTATTGCTGGGAAAAGTTTTCACGCAACCACCTGTGAACTATGTTGTGACAGTGCCAGGAACACTAGGCTGGGTTGCGGCTTTGTTGGGTGAACTAGTCATTGCATTTCTCATGATGATGACTGTCTTGCTCGCAAGTAACAATCAAAAACTCAATCGCTTTACAGGGTTATTTGCCGGATTTTTGGTAATGCTTTACGTCTTTTTTGAAGCTCCTTTATCTGGCTTTGGCATGAACCCTGCCCGCACCTTTGCCTCTGCCTTTCCCTCTCAGATTTGGACGGCATTTTGGTTGTACTTGATTGTACCACCTGCTGGTATGTTGCTGGCATCAACGTTGTATCAATATCTATTTGGACAGAGAGCCGTTAAGTGTGCCAAATTGCATCACGAAAATCACAAACGTTGTATTTTTCGCTGTGGCTACAACCGTAATGGCAATATCGATTTGAGCGATCGCCTACCTATTTCAGGAAAACATTCATGACAACAAATACCTATTATGATGTCATCATCATCGGCACTGGGGCTGGTGGTGGAACTCTAGCTTATCATCTTGCGCCCAGTGGTAAGAAGATTTTAATCTTGGAGCGGGGTACCTTTTTGCCCAGGGAAAAGGAAAACTGGAGTGCGCTGGAAGTATACCAACGAGAGCGATACCATACCCAAGAGCAGTGGTATGATGTGAACAACAAATCCTTCCGTCCTGCAATGAATTACTGGGTTGGTGGGAACACAAAAGTTTATGGTGCAGCCTTGTTGCGATTGCGGGAACGCGATTTTGAACAGGTAGAACATAAGGATGGTATCTCACTGGAATGGCCGTTGAAATACCATGACTTTGAAGCATATTATACTCAAGCCGAGCAGCTTTATGATGTTCGAGGTCAGGCTGGTGTAGATCCTACAGAACCGACTAGAAGTTTACCTTATTCTTATCCTCCGGTACACCATGAACCGCGAATGCAGGAGCTAGTCAATGCTCTGCAGATAGCTGGTTTGCATCCCTTCAATCTGCCATTGGGGTTGAAACTGAACGAAGTTGATAAAAGTCTGGGAAACTGTATTCGCTGCAATACCTGCGATGGATTTCCTTGTCTAACTCGTGGCAAAGCCGATGCTGAAGTCAATTGCATTCAGCCCATTCGCGATTACGCAAACATCACTTTACTAACTGAAGCTAAAGTGACCCGCCTGCATACGAGTCCTTCTGGTCGGGAAGTGACTCAAGTAGAAGCCCAGATTAATGGGGAACTTCAATTCTTTACAGGCGATATTGTTGTGGTTTCTTGCGGTGCTATTAACTCAGCAGCATTGTTATTGCGATCGCACAATGACCAACATCCCGATGGATTGGCAAACAGTTCTAACCAAGTGGGTCGCAACCTAATGAAGCATATTTGCATGGCAATGGTGCAATTAAATACAAAAATTAATCAATCTGTTTATCAAAAGACAATTGCCATTAGCGATTTTTACTGGGGCGAACCTGACTTTCCCTACCCCATGGGCTTGATACAGAATACTGGCAACGTATTGGCAGATATGTTACCAGCTGAAGTTCCCGCACTGCTAGCTCCACTATTAAGAATGCGACCGGGAGCAGAACTAAAAACTGTTGCCGATCGCACCGTTGGCTGGTGGTTGCAAACTGAGGACTTACCCGATCCTGAGAATCGCGTGCGAGTGGAGGGCGATCGCCTCTACTTAAACTACAAACCCAATAACCTTGAAGCAAGCGATCGGCTTGCCAAACGCTGGGTAGGAATTCTCAAGAAGGTCGATCGCGCAGAACACCTAGTTCCATTTAGCCTTTATCCCCGTAACATGATGCCACTTCAGTCAGTTGGTCATCAATGTGGTACTTGTCGATTTGGTGAAGATCCCACCAATTCCGTACTCGATCTCAATTGCCGTACCCATGACGTTGATAATCTCTACGTTGTTGATGGCAGTTTCTTTCCATCTAGTTCTGCTGTTAATCCAACACTGACCATTATTGCCAATTCCTTACGAGTAGGCGATCTCTTGTTACAAAGAGTAAACTCTCCAGTTAGATCTCCGACTTCTTTGAGAAGTCGGAGATCTGAAGTATAAAAACCGTTAATCCGGTCACTGGTCACTGGTCACTGGTCACTGGTCACTGTCAAAATGGAATTCTGGAATCAAAAGAGTTATAGAACTGTAACCTTCCATAACCAAGAAATTGACCGTGTGCGCTCTCTCCCGGTGGAAACGCTGTCACTCCAAATAGGTAAACTCCTGCGATCGTAGGATTTTTTCTCGGCTTTAAACCTATGGTGACAATTTTACCAGGGGACAAAGGTGGATCGAAAGTCAGCGATACTGTTTTTGTCTTGCGATCGCTAGCTACATCTTTGAGTTCTACCCGTTGTCCTCGTTGAGAACGGGTACCTTCAAAAGCTGCACTGTCTTTGAGGTCAAAGCGGATGTTATCTACTCCATCTCGTTGATTAATTGTTATCTTTTGGAGTGGTTCTCCAGCCGTTTCCGGTATGCTAACGGTGAAGTAGTATGTTGCACCCCATACATTGACATCTTTATAAGTTGTCACCACCTCTTCTAGGCGGGGCGGTTGAGTAAAATATATTTTACCGTCTCGCAACTGGACTGCTTGACTCAAGTTAGCGGGATAACTACCAATTGCTACTGCACAAGCAATTGCTGTACTAAGTAAATATGGGACGCGCATTGCTTTTTCAACTTCAAAGATTAGGACAGGTTTTACACCCCGTTTTATCAGAAATTTTACCTACACTTAATATGCTAGCACTTACCAACTTCTTGACTCTTCTTAACAAGATGTAAATAACATTAAGAATTTAGTGAGAGCAATTACGGTGTAACTTAGGAAAAGGTTCAATTCTTTGTAATATTGCAAATGATTGTAAAAGATAATTGATACTTGTTGTCAAAATCCGTTGTTAGGTTAGACACTAGGAATATAAACATATGCAATTTTCCTATGAACGCTATTTCTAACGTCGAACTGAAACGACCCAATTGGCAGGCTGTTGCCATGCTAACATTGGGCTTCTGGCTCAGTGCTAGCCTAGTTTTGAGTTGGGTAATTATGCCTAGCTTATATGTAACTGGCATGATGGCTCAGTCCGGTTTTGCATCAGCAGGTTACGTCATTTTCTGGAATTTTAATCGGATTGAGTTACTGTGTGCGAGCTTGGTATTAGCCAGTGTATTGGCTTTGTGCAATACCCAATCTCAGTGGCGTTTGAGTTCAATAATCTTATCAGTCTTACTACTAGTAGTCGCTTTGGTGGATACCTATCTCTTGACTCCGCAAATGTCTGCTCTTGGCGTTCAACTGAATTTATTTGAGGCTGTTCTTGATACTCCAGCAAATATGAACTTATTACACGGTGGTTATTGGGCATTAGAAGCAGTCAAACTCATGGCAGGTTGCACGTTGTTAAGCTGGTGCTGGCGACGCTAATTTTCAGTGACCAGTGACCAGTGACCAGTGACCAAATAAATCACTCTTAGTTTGTAGTTGCGCTTTAGCGCTAAAGTGTAACTACAAACTAATTTCGCATATTATAATTCATATATCAACCGTCAGCCAAAGCCGCCTGATGACGTGCATGAAGCCGCGCCATCACCTCTTCTCCATCTAAAAGTTCGCCTCTGTCGGCTTGATCTATACCCTTTTGGATTTCTTGCCGTAAGGTATAAGTCATGCTAGATTTCAATCGTTCCAATCGTATAATTTATGAATATTTCACTTTTAGACCGTGCTATAGAAGAAAAACTAGTAACCCTAACAGATGTGACCTGGGAGCAATTTAAAGGTATTGAGGCACAGCTCATCGATAACCGTAGTGTCCGGCTATCTTATTTATCAGGAATTTTAGAAATTATGTCTCCTATTGGTGAAGAACACGAGGCTGTGAAAAGTTCTCTTAGCTTGCTGTTAGATGCTTATATAAGAGTATTAAAGATTAGATTTTACAAACGTGGAGGTTATACCTTACAAGCACCAGGATATGCCTCTGGTACACCTGATGAATCTTATAGCATTGGCACAAAAAAACCAGTTCCTGATATCGTCATTGAAATTATTGTTACTAGTGGCACTATTGATAGAAGGGAATTATACAAACCCAAACAAGTTCCCGAAGTTTGGTTTTGGAAATCTGACACCATTAGAATATTCTATTTAAATGCACAAGGTGAATATGAGGAAGTTAGCCGTAGCAGTTTCTTCCCCAATCTCGACCCAAATGTGCTACTGCAATATATCGCCATGCCTGACCAGTATGATGCTGTTCAAGAATTCGAGCAGTTTCTCCGACAAGGGAATTTGTGATGGTTCACGAAAGGGGAGATTTCAGAAAGGGACGGAATGTCAGTTTTCCAATAACCTAATAGTGCATAAGTTAATGAGCCATAATCTTATCATATAGCCCTATTCTTAAATGACGAGGAAATAAAATAAACGGTTCATTGGCAAGGGATTGCACTGTAATAACGGAGGTGTCGTAGTTCCATACTTTAAGTTAGCAGTGGCAGAATATTAATTTATCAAGTCTTCATCCATTGGGTCAGAGTTTTGAGTGAACATCTTTTTCAGGTTATATGTCAACCAGAAAATTTTATACGCGAAACATCTTCAAAAGCAACAGAAGCATCAGCATTAGGAGCTTTAGGTTCCGTCTGCACTGATATAAAACAATACCAAAATGCCCTGAAATATTATCACCAAGCTTTAGAAATAAGTCGTGAGATCGCAAACCGAACAATAGTGGTTTTCAATTGGGTGCAACACATAAAAAAGTTATGGAACCGCTGATGAACGCGGACGAACGCAGATAAATCTGTACTTCATTCAAGTGAGAACCGCTATAGTTCTGATGGGGTATCAGAATCCCCAAGAAAACATTACTTACAATAAAAACAAGGGATTGCAAGTAGTAAGGTATGAGTCATGCTAGATTTCAATCGTTCCAATCGTATAGTTAGTAAGGATATGGGAGAAGTTAGAGTGCAAGTGAAGCTCACAAATGCTGTCGATGAAATTTTAGTCGAGCGTGGATTATTAAATCCAAATCAGTTGCGTGTGTGGGAGACACAAGCACTTGTAGATACTGGTGCTGTACTGTGTTACCAATGGAAATAGTGGAAAAGCTTGGTTTGAAGATTCGCTCTCAGCAGATAGCAAAGTATGCTGATGGAAGACAAGAACCAGTTGGATTGACTGAACCTGTGATTATTGAGATCGAGGGACGTGAAACAACAGAAGCTACTTTAGTCTCAGGTGATGAAGCGTTAATCGGTCAAACAGTATTGGAAACTTTAGATTTGTACGTAGATTGCAAGAATCAGAGGTTGATTCCAAATCCAGAACATCCTGAATATCCTGTATTTAGAATTTAGTGAGCATTACCCACTCTACCTATATTTCAAAAATCAAATAGAAATCTTATAAGTGCATAAGTTAATAGCTAATGACCTTATAAAGTACTTAGAGGATCTGTGAAACCTTAGCAAATTATATTCGTTCAAAATTTAAAAAAATCTTAATGTTTGTTTTAGTCATTCGAGTAGGAAAAGTGCATGGAATTAACTGGTAAACAACGCGAACAACTAAAAGATGCTTTGATTAGCGCGTTTCCGGATAAGAGCAAACTCGAACAAATGGTAGATTATAAGCTTGACAAAAGAGTATTACCGCTCCGGAATTTATCCACAATGTTTATGAGTTAGCCAAAGGTTTTGCTCTCATTGCAGCAAGTACCGCTCAACAAGTTGCATCTGAATGGCAAGAAAAACAACACGGAGTCTTTACTTATTATTTGTTAGATGGGCTTTCCGGTCAAGGCGATCGCGTGGGTAAAAAGTTTGTGACTGTGGACGATCTCAAGAATCATGTACTGGATGGGTTGCGTCGTTGGGGTGTGCAAAACTATAGGACTCAAGAACCAACAGCTCGTACTGAGGGCTTTGGAGATATGATCTTAGCAGATTATCGGGATGCAAAGCTTGTGGTAGAAAAGAATCGAGAACCTGAATTAGATGCACCTGTGAAAAATCAGACAACTATTGAAGGTGGTTCTACGTCCGAAAGCAAGCAGAATGGAGGTGTAAGTACTTAAAGATAACGGCAAAGTATAAAAAACAGTGCTGTTTAAGTATATTTTAATGTTTTTCTAAGTCATTCAAGTAGGAAAAGTGCATGGAATTAATTGGTAAACAACGCGAACAACTAAAAGATGCTTTGATTAGCGCGTTTCCGGATAAGAGCAAACTCGAACAAATGGTAGATTATCAGCTTCACAAAAGCCTAAATGCGATCGCTGGA
This genomic interval from Scytonema hofmannii PCC 7110 contains the following:
- a CDS encoding Uma2 family endonuclease; translated protein: MNISLLDRAIEEKLVTLTDVTWEQFKGIEAQLIDNRSVRLSYLSGILEIMSPIGEEHEAVKSSLSLLLDAYIRVLKIRFYKRGGYTLQAPGYASGTPDESYSIGTKKPVPDIVIEIIVTSGTIDRRELYKPKQVPEVWFWKSDTIRIFYLNAQGEYEEVSRSSFFPNLDPNVLLQYIAMPDQYDAVQEFEQFLRQGNL
- a CDS encoding DUF2808 domain-containing protein translates to MRVPYLLSTAIACAVAIGSYPANLSQAVQLRDGKIYFTQPPRLEEVVTTYKDVNVWGATYYFTVSIPETAGEPLQKITINQRDGVDNIRFDLKDSAAFEGTRSQRGQRVELKDVASDRKTKTVSLTFDPPLSPGKIVTIGLKPRKNPTIAGVYLFGVTAFPPGESAHGQFLGYGRLQFYNSFDSRIPF
- a CDS encoding GMC oxidoreductase gives rise to the protein MTTNTYYDVIIIGTGAGGGTLAYHLAPSGKKILILERGTFLPREKENWSALEVYQRERYHTQEQWYDVNNKSFRPAMNYWVGGNTKVYGAALLRLRERDFEQVEHKDGISLEWPLKYHDFEAYYTQAEQLYDVRGQAGVDPTEPTRSLPYSYPPVHHEPRMQELVNALQIAGLHPFNLPLGLKLNEVDKSLGNCIRCNTCDGFPCLTRGKADAEVNCIQPIRDYANITLLTEAKVTRLHTSPSGREVTQVEAQINGELQFFTGDIVVVSCGAINSAALLLRSHNDQHPDGLANSSNQVGRNLMKHICMAMVQLNTKINQSVYQKTIAISDFYWGEPDFPYPMGLIQNTGNVLADMLPAEVPALLAPLLRMRPGAELKTVADRTVGWWLQTEDLPDPENRVRVEGDRLYLNYKPNNLEASDRLAKRWVGILKKVDRAEHLVPFSLYPRNMMPLQSVGHQCGTCRFGEDPTNSVLDLNCRTHDVDNLYVVDGSFFPSSSAVNPTLTIIANSLRVGDLLLQRVNSPVRSPTSLRSRRSEV
- a CDS encoding glucose 1-dehydrogenase, whose translation is MKLQGKVALVTGSSQGIGQAIAIRLAEEGASIVINYRSHPEGAKETLSKVKAAGGQCQMVDGFTIQADTGTVTDVQRMIADSVSHFGKLDILVNNAGIEKNADFWNVTEADYDAVMNVNLKGVFFATQAFVRHRLETKQPGKIINISSVHEELPFPHFAAYCASKGGLKMLTRNLAVELAPYGITINNVAPGAIETPINTKLLNNPEKLGALVKNIPLGRLGQPKDVASIVAFLASSESDYVTGTTFFVDGGLLWNYQEQ
- a CDS encoding MIP/aquaporin family protein, producing the protein METFRKHLPEYLMEAAELGIFMISAGVFTCVFEYPGSPIHQAIANADMRRFFIGIAMGLTAIALIYSPWGKQSGAHMNPAVTLTFYRLGKVKQQDAIFYILFQCLGGLVGIYLVALLLGKVFTQPPVNYVVTVPGTLGWVAALLGELVIAFLMMMTVLLASNNQKLNRFTGLFAGFLVMLYVFFEAPLSGFGMNPARTFASAFPSQIWTAFWLYLIVPPAGMLLASTLYQYLFGQRAVKCAKLHHENHKRCIFRCGYNRNGNIDLSDRLPISGKHS
- a CDS encoding effector-associated domain EAD1-containing protein — protein: MELTGKQREQLKDALISAFPDKSKLEQMVDYKLDKRVLPLRNLSTMFMS
- a CDS encoding MGH1-like glycoside hydrolase domain-containing protein, encoding MTPEEIRLQQDRERAAYWKRWGPYLSERQWGTVREDYSHDGSAWDYFSHEHARSRIYRWGEDGIAGISDSRQRLCFAIALWNGNDPILKERLFGLTGTEGNHGEDVKEYYFYLDNTPTHSYMKCLYKYPQQAFPYTQLVQENQHRNKFEPEFELLDTGVFAENRYFDVFVEYAKAAPEDILIQIAIANRGSQTSSLHLLPTLWFRNLWAWNPNMEQPFIKVVQSDTNFSLIEAEHSTLGTRWLYCESGAELLFTNNETNYEQLFGVTNSSPYVKDGINEYVVNGQTAAVNPNCIGTKFASHYTLSIAPGETKVVRLRLSDVQTLTNPFGTEFDTIFKTRIAEANEFYQRVNPFPMSEDERNIQRQAFAGLLWSKQYYHYVVHDWLNGDPKQPSPPPERKVGRNHEWISLFSEDILSMPDKWEYPWFAAWDLAFHLIPLAVIDPDFAKLQLDRLTREWYMQPNGQLPAYEWAFSDVNPPVQAWAALRVYQIEQKFYGRTDRSFLQRVFHKLLLNFNWWVNRKDVEGKNVFQGGFLGLDNIGVFDRSKELPTGGYLNQADGTSWMGMYCLNMLAIALELAKDDLAYEDIASKFFEHFLYIADAIDGIGNAEISLWNEEDGFYYDVLRLPDSRQFPLKVRSIVGLIPLFAVAVLQLETLQQFPGFKRRMEWFIRNRPDLKQNVACMETPGVGARRLLAIAYRTKLQRILQRMLDENEFFSCYGIRALSKYHQEHPYVLHQGEHDYCVRYEPAESTTGLFGGNSNWRGPIWFPVNYLILEALWKFHDYFGDDFTIECPTGSGQHMTLREVAIALSDRLIAIFQQDTTGRRPVYGGLEIFQSDPHWRNYILFHEYFHGDNGAGIGASHQTGWTGLVASMILQNAEYRVQEEGRGNV
- a CDS encoding tetratricopeptide repeat protein; the protein is MSEHLFQVICQPENFIRETSSKATEASALGALGSVCTDIKQYQNALKYYHQALEISREIANRTIVVFNWVQHIKKLWNR
- a CDS encoding DUF4149 domain-containing protein, translating into MNAISNVELKRPNWQAVAMLTLGFWLSASLVLSWVIMPSLYVTGMMAQSGFASAGYVIFWNFNRIELLCASLVLASVLALCNTQSQWRLSSIILSVLLLVVALVDTYLLTPQMSALGVQLNLFEAVLDTPANMNLLHGGYWALEAVKLMAGCTLLSWCWRR